One segment of Vibrio gazogenes DNA contains the following:
- a CDS encoding methyl-accepting chemotaxis protein — MSMLRNMKVSRKLACLVFVAIVGFVILLVIANQTLERNLLNEKKQRLSAVIESAISQIAYLDRTLPKEEAQKQAKILLNTIRFDGGNYLFTLNKSRYVIVHPIKPELDGKQMGQTNDPEDKRWFEFVEAGQKQGGGMVLYRFADVNGELTDKLSYLNSYKPWGWIIGSGMLVTDIDHEMNSLLLKMGLSTLLIVAGMILLGIVISRAIIVPLETIKNTMYHIVNGDMTVEIPINGKDEIGILAQRINETISSIRTALYESVKSAKQLSEAANRIASSAEDTSQAVSSQKDQLTQIATAMNEMSATVADVANHAESTAKDTAEASQEAGLGDQDVSSSVESIKALSQELEVASDRVNKLKEGVMEISEVTSVISGISEQTNLLALNAAIEAARAGEQGRGFAVVADEVRNLASRTNQSTEEIQSTINRLQQLAVGTADAMQKSQELAYNSVQRAEGSGGDLKLIVTHIQHISDKSAQIATAAEEQSAVAEEMNRNISGINDSAQEMSESATTLAKESERLASMSQQLDDKLMIFKL, encoded by the coding sequence ATGTCAATGCTAAGAAATATGAAAGTCAGCCGAAAACTAGCCTGTCTAGTGTTCGTTGCTATTGTCGGTTTTGTTATATTACTCGTAATTGCCAATCAAACATTAGAGAGGAACTTACTCAATGAGAAAAAACAACGTCTTTCTGCTGTCATTGAATCAGCCATTTCTCAAATCGCTTATCTTGATCGAACCCTTCCTAAAGAAGAAGCACAAAAACAAGCAAAAATATTACTGAATACAATTCGCTTTGACGGGGGTAATTATTTATTCACGTTAAATAAATCACGGTATGTTATCGTCCATCCGATAAAACCAGAATTAGACGGTAAACAAATGGGACAAACCAATGACCCTGAAGATAAACGCTGGTTTGAATTTGTCGAGGCAGGTCAGAAGCAAGGCGGTGGTATGGTTCTTTACCGCTTCGCAGATGTAAATGGCGAGTTAACCGATAAGCTTTCCTATCTCAATAGTTATAAGCCTTGGGGTTGGATTATCGGCTCAGGAATGCTCGTCACTGATATTGATCATGAAATGAATTCATTATTACTCAAAATGGGATTATCAACACTCCTTATTGTTGCAGGTATGATTTTACTCGGCATCGTGATTTCCCGGGCAATTATAGTTCCGTTAGAAACGATTAAAAATACGATGTATCATATTGTTAATGGCGATATGACGGTTGAGATCCCTATTAACGGCAAGGATGAAATAGGTATTCTTGCCCAACGTATAAATGAGACTATCAGCTCCATTCGGACCGCTTTATATGAATCAGTCAAATCAGCCAAACAACTGTCTGAAGCGGCTAATCGAATTGCCTCGTCCGCTGAAGATACCAGTCAAGCCGTTAGTTCTCAGAAAGATCAGCTCACTCAAATCGCAACAGCAATGAATGAAATGAGTGCAACCGTCGCAGATGTTGCCAACCACGCAGAATCAACCGCCAAGGACACAGCAGAGGCAAGTCAAGAGGCCGGACTGGGCGATCAGGATGTATCATCGAGTGTTGAGAGTATCAAGGCCCTGTCTCAAGAACTGGAGGTCGCTTCTGATCGGGTCAATAAACTCAAAGAAGGCGTCATGGAAATCAGTGAAGTGACTTCTGTGATTAGCGGTATTTCCGAGCAAACCAACTTACTGGCGCTGAATGCCGCGATAGAAGCAGCCCGTGCTGGAGAACAAGGACGTGGATTCGCGGTCGTAGCTGATGAAGTCCGTAATCTGGCCAGTCGTACCAATCAGTCTACAGAAGAAATTCAGAGTACCATTAATCGGCTACAACAGTTGGCAGTCGGTACCGCTGATGCCATGCAGAAGAGTCAAGAGCTGGCTTACAATAGTGTTCAGCGTGCGGAAGGTTCCGGTGGCGACTTAAAATTGATTGTCACTCATATTCAGCACATCAGTGATAAGTCAGCACAAATTGCGACGGCTGCAGAAGAACAAAGCGCTGTTGCAGAAGAGATGAACCGCAATATTTCTGGTATTAATGATTCGGCTCAGGAAATGTCGGAATCAGCAACAACGCTTGCCAAAGAAAGTGAACGGTTAGCCAGCATGTCTCAACAATTAGATGACAAACTGATGATATTTAAACTGTAG